The DNA window cattaaatttagGAGGGGCATACCTTCATATTTATACTGTActttaaataacttaaaaaatattatatcatctttaattccttttttcttttaaaaactaGCTTGTAGGTTAAAGCTAGCTTATAATAGCCAACTGTTTTCATATAATAAAGGTATTTTAAAGTAATCTACAATACAAGTTTGTACTTTTGGAAAGACAAATGaaatgcataatttatttatctaattAAAAGGCTGCAAGCGTTTTTCACACGATTTAATCTCCATCTTTCATATGCCACTTCTGATTAGGAATCGCACATCCTTCCTGGATCGCCGACAGCTGATTAAACTCTTTGGTTAAGCGGGCCGGTTGCAGGCGTGTCGGAAATAAATCGAAAAACTTTATTAATCACAAGATGCTCGTGCGCCAGTGGCagatgcagcagcagaagcagcagccgTCGCAAGTTACTCATACGCCGTGTTGAGCATTTAAAATGCTGTTCGCTGCaagcgtgtgtgtgcgtgtgagcGTGAGTGAGTGCGTGCAACGTAAAATTATGGCGCACATTTATCAACGTTTAAAACGCGCCGATGACAATCTGCTTGGCTGCaatttaaatatgcaaatgacAGACACCGCGGGGCGAAAATGAGGGGCGGCGTTggggcagggggcgtggcagatCAGGAAGCGGACTTCGCATTGTTGGGTGCGTTGTGGCCCAGACTCCTTTGCTCTATCCTTTCTCCCTCGGTTCTCGCCGATGCTCCTTCAGCTGCGTCTGAAGTATGCACGTCAACGCAGTGGCGCAATCACTGAGAAAAAATCCCATGCCTTACAAATTATATGTAATATTATTAGTTAtgttgaaatttaaattaaaaattattaaaaagcaGGGCTATCTTCCTTActcataaatttgtaaaatatacaCTGCGAAGATAAatctttacaaaatattattagctCAATAatcttttctatttttcagGGAACAACAATTTTCctatttaaatcaataattgCCCCCAAAAAAGGCGATTTAACCCGAATATTTTGAGTTGAACTTGATGAAAGCTAAGCCAGATAATGGATAAAATTAttgtaatatataataaattataaaagctAAATGTTCTGCCAGTGTCGGCACATATTTTAGAGCGCACTTAACTCGTTTGCTGCTGGGGTCGGGTCCTTCGGCTGGCCTTctcatccacatccacgtTCGCATCCATCTCCTGCCCATCCCGCCTTGGCGCGCCTGGgtgtatgcaataaaaatggcTAGCGAGCAACAATGCGACTCGAGGGCAGCAGTCGTAGCAGCGGCAGCCGCCCCTCCATCGAGTGTAGATGCTGAATGCCATGTTGACCTCGTGAActttaattacaaaatgtgCTCTGTCTGAGCCCCGGGATCTCCGACTGTTCGGAGCTCAACAACTGGGCAAAACTGGGCAAACTTTGGACCGCTCGCAAAGTCGCatagaaaatatgtaaatcATAATAAGCGGCGTGCTCGACTGACATCCGCAGAGCCGTAGAGCTACAGGGCTACAGGGCTACAGAGCTATGGCTCCGCTTTAGTTTCAGCTGCGGATCCAGCTCGGGAAAAccgcaaattaaaaatttctgcACGTCTCcacataaaaaactttttgctcTTCATATTTTTCCTCCTTTAGCTTTCTTTTTATATTCCTCCTATACTCCGCTCATGTTCTTTTTTCGTTTAGTTTGTGGAGCTGGCAGTCCTGTCGCCGGTTTATTTCCTTTTATATTGCTTTGCTTTAtgcacgcacacacgcacagatACGCACACCCACAGTTACACACGCCCGCAgatacacacacgcacacgcaaaCTATTACATATGCAATATGTGCCTGCCTGGCACTTCAAAGTTTAGCTTACATTTATTTGCGTATGTGTGCTTCACTTGAATTGTTATGTGAATGCGTGTGGGGGTGTGGGTGGCTGGGAGGCTGGGAGATCCTTTCATTGCGACCCCTTTTTCCAGCCTCTTTTCCACCCCCCCAACCCCCTGCGTGCAACTGTCCTGACGCGTTGATTGTGTTTGCATATTATACACGCCCTTTTATGTCCTATGGCAATATGAAATTtattgtctcctcctcagtGTTGCAGCCTCGCAGCAGCCTCAACCTCAGCGTGCGTCCTTCGGCCTTCAGTCCTTCAGCCTTGACAGATCGTGAGGGgccagtgggtggtggtgggggCGGGCAGAAGTCAGAGAGCGACAGAGAACAGGACATTGATTTTAATCCCAGTCGGAAGTCGCCTGCCATTCGCTTTACGAGCAGaaagcagccagcagccagcagcaagCACAAAAGCACAAGCAGGCGagcacatttttaattaaaacaagaaaaacaaaaggagAAGGCGGCAGGCAATGCGCTTTTCCAGCTGCCACAAAAAGGACCACAAATCGTTGAGCAGGCTGGGAAATACTACAAGTAGTGCTAGATTAAGATGAAAGCCAAATGAAGAAGGATAATAGATAAATGTTTATGCCTTCACACATTTTATGCAGGAGAAAGTTGCAAAATGTGTAAATTAAAAAGGGAGAATGGAAAGTAGTTCGGCAAGCGGCAAATATGATAAAAACTGTAACTATATTGCAATCGTTAAGGTTTATAATGATACAAAAATCATTTGGAAACAAACTAAGTATTTTGGGGTGCTATGAAGGTTTAGGGTGTCTAAAGTATGCTCACTATCATatattcactgcatacttttagacagctaaaaattatatttataagtgTTCTTAAAAGCCTAGTGATTTgcgatttattatttattttcaaaccccaaacacacaaattgaaaaaagtCCAATCAGttaagaagaagaaaaatcTTCATCAACTGGTTTGAttgcaaatatgtttttaggAAACTCAGAGACCTTTAAAATTTCGGGTAGATCCCTGCTAAATTTGAGAAATGTTTACAAAACCCCCTGCTTTATTTGCGAATTCACGATTATTGGCCCACAGCAATGTGACATAATTCACTCGTGCCTCGCATAATGCCCTCTTGCATGGCATTTGTTTCATTATGTGACCATTATGGCATCCGCTGAGCCAGCCCAAAAAATAACCGGAGGGTTTTTCGGACAGAAGCAACTCCGATTCCCGATGCCCGCTTCCCGGGGAATGCACTCAGCTGCATGCACATGGCAGCTCTCAACTCGCCGGTCTCGTGTGGCATGCCACCGAATAAAATGGGGGGCAATCGGGGTGGGGAAAACAGAGCTCTGGCGAAAAGCGATTACCCCGAAAAACTAACATAACACGCTAATTTATGTGCACAATTGTTTACACGGAGTTGCATGGCCATTCAGTGGGTCCGCAGCTCAATTGTTCGATTGTTTAGGTGTGCACTTTTCCAACTGATTGAATGCGGAGCTGCTGGCCATATCCGTGTAATTATGGGGCCCAGTTTTATGATAGATGCGGCTGGCTCCTGGCCGAGCACACACCGCGTATACGTAATTCAATCAGAGGGccattaaatcgagaaaactTTTTTCAATATTCGCGGGCATTAAgcttcaatttatttcaatcAGCGAGCGCACAATTTGCGTCCACAGCAGCCCATAAAATTGCAGTAAATTTAACAATTGTAGAGTTCAATTACGCGGCAGCCCAGCTATACGTAGCTCCACTGtacagatatatatatatatatatataggtacGTATTTTTTCGTTTCAATTTCACTTCACGGCTGCTCTTTTACAATTGACAATTTAATGGAGTCTTCCGCAGTGGCGGCTGAGACCGAGGAAAGCCATTGTCTGGGCCCTGCTCCGGCAGGATCTTGGCCCATTCCGCAAGTGTTAACCGCTTACTTAGGCCATTATGCTCGCCGGCCGAGGCGACATTGTATTAGGCAGGCAAATTTATGGACGCGGCTTTTATGCTTTAAGGACTTTGGCCAGGACTCGAGCGTTAATGGGCGCACTTGTGAATTTATGGGCATGGCCTGCGGCAAGAGATAAGGATAAACTTGACTATGACTATTTCATAGTTAGCATCCAGAGCCGCTCGCTGAGTATTATGTGCAACTCCCCGAGTTTCTCACGTGGCCTCCCTGCAATCCTACATCCCTGAATCCCTGATTTTATGGCTTTCACACCTCGCTTACATATTTACTATACAAATTACGCTTTTTATTGCAAGTGATGTGGGTTGTTCTCTCCTCTTTTTTCCCTGGCACGTGGCAAAGGGTTCTCCGTTTCATCGGGAATTAATGGTTTATTTATATGATGTGTTGAAGTCGATCTGCTGGCATGGCTCGTGCAATCTTTACTGCTCGGCAATTGTTTTTACCTTGCGTGTGCCGCAAATTGGGGCTCCAATTATGTGCCTCGTTTTCAAGTTTTGTGAATTGTTTTCGACTCTTAATCGTGCATTTCCATAACTATGCGCAAATTGCAAGGAAACACGAAGGGTAATTCTTTGATTGGGGAACGCGTATTGTTGCATGTTGCGTGTGCGTGGATATTATGCTAATTTCCCGCGATGTTGCACTCAGTTATGCCGAGTGTTTTGCCGTTTGTTAAATATGTATGACATGCAAATGTGCCGCCAACTGACTTCAATTAACTTTGATCGATTTAACAAAATGGTTAGCGTTTTCAGcgcaattaatttgttttgttttttgattcCGATTTGCGGTAATTGCATATGCGTTTTCATTCGGTTgtcaaatttatataattagaTTAAGGGTTGCGGCATTATCATAATGTGTAATCGAATTCGAGCACATTATGGCATTTGCTCGTGGGTTTAGAGTATAATATACTAATGATTCAGGCTTTGGCCTCGGCAGAAAACACAGGGGGGCTTCGAAATATatgtaaattgtttattttatgttgGGGCTGATCGATTTCGTTTTGGGGTAGCTTAATATTTAAGGgataaaaaaggaaaggaCAATATTGACTCTCAAAAACAACTCAAACATCCTTGCCAAACACAACTGATAATACAGATTTTATTGAGAAGAATTgtaaaatatcataaaaaaatttatgttattacaaaatattttgaggAAATCTGGGATTTTTGATAGTAGGGTTTTATaccagatttttattttaaatggtttttttttctgctcttttttggtttttttttctgctctTGGGCTGCAAAGCAATCCTAGGAAAATACATTTAGTAGTCCAAGAATGACTTATATTTTTGTGGGCTTTATTTATATTCGGCGATGCTAGAATATACGGCTTTGGCTTAGCCTGGCCGCAAGTTTTGCATAATTTCGCAAACATGTATGGCAAAGTTTGGCCTGCTAGTTTATCTGCTGATGGCGTTAGTTAGAGAAATTGTTGGATCCGCTTTGCCGCTGCCCGGGAAAAAGAACCACAGAGCGCAGCGCCATGCATATGCAGAttctaaaaatgaaattaaaataaatggcaaACGAAGGCGGCGGAGAggcaaaaagtatttatttatttgggcTTGTGGACATTGTGGCACGCTGCTTTATGTGTTGTCATTAGGCAAATAGTTTGCGGGCTGGCTGTGAAATACGAGTGAGTTCCGCAGCATGCGTGCTGTGCCGGCGAACTACAAACAATTATGGCCAAAATCAGGGAATGTGATGCCAGCGATTTATCAGCCAGAGAGACAAAGCGCCATCAATGCCGGGTTACAATGTGGTTTTGGGTTATGTGCATAGGTTGGGTTGGGTTTGGTGGTCCCAGAAATGACAGCATAATTTTATTGGCCTGGTGACTTTAATGGGTTCATTAGAGGAGTGCTGCCTACTTTTGGGCGACACTTTTCCGCCGCTGCTGCGCTGAAAATTAATGCAAAACGTGAGGAGTTTGCTTTCCAGCTCCTCGGTCTGTCGGTGTTTTCCCTCAGCTTTTCTCAGCTGCTCATTATTCTTGCTGCCTGGAAAATTGTGCTACTGTTATTATAATACTTTTATGCCATCGTTTACCCTGCTGTTGCCACTCCTGTTGGTGTTGACTTAGTCGAGAGCAATTAACATGCAAATAAGGCCTATTAGTTACCCAAACGTCAGCCTGTCAGCTGCTCTGTCTCCCAcgccggccacgcccctcgCACCTTTTCGCGCCCCCTTTTCGGGGACACTTTAAGGATGCGCTGCCTTTCTTGCCCTTTAATGACTTACTAATTTCAAGTTCGCCATCTTCTCGGCCCTTTCAGTTTTGCTGGGGCAGTATCGTTGGCAATCTTAATTGGCAATTTAGACGGTAACATCGTAACGCTCATCGTTGGCTTTAGTGTTATATGTTTGGGCTTGCAGGCCAGGGAAACTTTTGATTTCGAAAGGGTCAATCCTTTGTCCGTAATCTAATCACCTAGGAGCGGCATTTTTATGAAGTTTCGCCCTGCATGCGGCAATTAATGTTAATTGATCACTTAATTTCAAGCATTttcattaaaactttttacGGTCCGGGGGCCAAAAGTTAAAGCGAAATGGGGAGCACGAGTCTCGAAATTCGGTTGGGGATTCTGATTCGGCTGCGGATTCCTATTCGGAATGAGGGGCCGCCTTGATTTAAATTCCAGGGGTACGCGCCCGGGACTCGCCTCATCACCATCGCACACTCGCCCCGTGTGCCGCAGCCATGCAAGTTGAATTAACATGAAAAAATATTGACCCGCACACAGGCAAACACCAGGCGCACACCCACAAAGGCGGTGAGCAAAGGTCCTGGTGCAATTTATAGCTATAGCTGCAGATACACATAGGGCTGCAGTGCCGGTCAGTGTGGGAAAATGTTTGAGCACACACACTCCCGGCGGCGTAAATGTTACTGGCAGCTCCTGCAAACCAATGCAACAGCGAGTGGCTGCACTGGGAAAAGCCAGGGTGTCATAACACAGTTTTTGAGTTGGTAATATAGTGAGATACATTTAGTATTCTAAGCGTTTCACAGATAAGTTTGGTCatattttagtgtttttttttccaaatcatATTATCTCgaaagttttgaattttttccgaagaatttttttctttaaatatattaatatatttctatttaatataaagatatattattattttggtatAAGTAGCTATTTCTCTTTTTTAGAAGAGTTGCGTATTTTGCTGACCTGATTTTCCTAGAGTAATTTTAGGTGCTGTATCTTCCTTTTCTCTATTTTTCGATTTGAGAGATTTCAAAGAAGGCTTAGAATTGAGACCTTGAAAGTTACCAATATTccaatattttcttaaatctttttaGTAAATAAACACGAGGGATTTTATTCATAggattttaaagaaatttaagaaaaatattacttcTGATGTAGATGGCGGAAAAAATTTATGATGGCGCCATCTACATCTTAATAGCACTAACTAATCAAAAGCTCAACTATAATAATCCAATAATctcttaaataattattattattgtaattttcTTAACTTGCAATAGATAATAATACAATAATCCTGACTATAATGATTTTTTCCTTAAGTAATATGATTCAAATTTCCCTCTCAATTAAATACAACTTACCACGCTAAATCGCCCACTTTCGGCCCAGTGCAGATGTGTCTGGCGGGGATTTACCCTTCGCAGGACACACAATGAAGGTGTGTGCTGACAACGAATGCTGTGGGTGATGATCCAGGTTGATTTATCTACTGGCGCTGAGGTTAAAAGTTTTGCGCATACTTCCATTGTTTAGGTCAGCTTCCCTTTGTGTGGCTGAAGCACAGTGGGAACTCCCTGGCACGACCGttgccaccaccaccatcgGAGGACAGTTCGACTGGCAGACAGGAGGTTATGCAAATGTCAGCCCCCTGCAATTATTCAACCTTTGGCCGGCGGCTCGAGTCCTTTGCCAGAGTGCTCTGTGATTTCTGCCTGACCAATAACGTTTATTTAATCCATGATTATTTTATTGGTTTAGCTGGAAGCACAGCACAAAGGCAGACAGCTCATTACCGAGGCCCCCATCGCTAGATCCCAACTAATTATGGAGCTTCGCAGCTCGTTATGTATGCGGGTTTTTTGCGCTGAGCCGGAGGGCCACCCTCTCCAGAACTCAAGGCCACGTCCGGAGTATCGGCTATATTTTGCTGACGTCTCACTGAAATCCATCATTTTGCCCAGCCGTCTGCGACACGTGGTCTCCGCAGCTGGCTAATAAATCTTAATCAATCCGGACCCGGAGAGCCCGGCACTCTGGATCCTGGATCCCAGTGGGTGGCTGCGGTCTCCGTCTAATTTGCGGCGTCTCATTCTCGTAACTTCCCATTGGGGGCGATGGCTTATCAACTTATCAACCCGCCCGCCTTGATTGGCCCGCCAATCGAGCATAATCGCAAAAGCTTTTCAATGCTgataagtttatttatttgctggcCTAAAGCTTAGGCTACTGACCAAACCCCCGAACAGTGGGGATGTGCTTCGCGTGGATTTTCGGGTCTAGAAGAGGTTTCCAAGCTCGCTCATCAGGTGATCGAACCAGTTGCCCTTGGTGGTGGTCGTGCCGTCGGCGGTGGTGGAGTTCCAGGGTCCCTGGGTGGAGTTTCCAAGCCAAGGGTTAGCAGTGGTGTTGCTGATGGGGCCATCAGTGGTGCTGTTAAAGATGGGTCCTACGGTGGTGTTGTTTCCCCACCATGGAGGAAGAGTCGTGTTGTTGTTTCCCCATGGACCTTCAGTAGAGTTGTTTCCCCATGGTCCGTTGGTGGTGTTGTTTCCCCACCATGGAGGTAGAGTTGAGTTGTTTCCCCATGGCCCTTCAGTGGAGTTGTTTCCCCATGGTCCGTTAGTGCTGTTGTTTCCCCACCAAGGTGGAAGGGTCGTGTTGTTGTTTCCCCATGGACCTTCAGTAGAGTTGTTTCCCCAGGGTCCGTTAGTGCTGTTGTTTCCCCACCATGGAGGAAGAGTCGAGTTGTTGTTTCCCCATGGACCTTCAGTAGAGTTGTTTCCCCAGGGTCCGTTGGTGGAGTTGTTTCCCCACCATGGAGGAAGGGTCGTGTTGTTTCCCCATGGACCTTCAGTAGAGTTGTTTCCCCAGGGTCCGTTGGTGCTGTTGTTTCCCCACCATGGAGGAAGGGTCGTGTTGTTTCCCCATGGACCTTCAGTAGAGTTGTTTCCCCAGGGTCCGTTAGTGCTGTTGTTTCCCCACCATGGAGGAAGAGTCGAGTTGTTGTTTCCCCATGGACCTTCAGTAGAGTTGTTTCCCCAGGGTCCGTTGGTGGAGTTGTTTCCCCACCATGGAGGAAGGGTCGTGTTGTTTCCCCATGGACCTTCAGTAGAGTTGTTTCCCCAGGGTCCGTTGGTGGAGTTGTTTCCCCACCATGGTGGAAGGGTCGTGTTGTTTCCCCATGGCCCTTCAGTAGAGTTGTTTCCCCAGGGTCCGTTAGTGCTGTTGTTTCCCCACCATGGAGGAAGAGTCGTGTTGTTGTTTCCCCATGGACCTTCAGTAGAGTTGTTTCCCCATGGTCCGTTGGTGGTGTTGTTTCCCCACCATGGAGGAAGAGTTGTCGTGTTTCCAGACGGTCCTTCACTAGTGTTGTTGCCCCACCATGGTGGAATAGCAGTTGTGGTAAAGTTGGGAGTGGTGTTGGTACTGGGCCACTGAGTGCTGTTTCCTCCAGGTCCACTGGCTGTGGTGTTCTGAGGCGGAGGAGGCACAGTGCTGTTCTGGGGAGGCTGTGGCTGGGCCTGGGCGAGGCAGTCGTTGAGAGCGATGGAAGCGGCGTCCAGCTTAACGAATGCCTTCTCCAGCTCGCGGATAATGCAGGCCCGGCGACGACGATGGTCGTAGCGGTTACGACGCACCGAGCTGAACAGATTCAGGACCTGATCGGAAAAGTACCCTTAGATATGGGTTTACGGGAGAGTAATTTCAATATAGCCACTTACGGTATCCACGAAGCAATCGCTGGTGCGGCAGGAAATCAGCTCCCCTTCGAAGTTGTGCTTCGT is part of the Drosophila biarmipes strain raj3 chromosome 2R, RU_DBia_V1.1, whole genome shotgun sequence genome and encodes:
- the LOC108022103 gene encoding mucin-5AC isoform X5, which translates into the protein MEVPCKILTVCLLLVGAQAFEAIQPAKSSKELTWQSHFFDALTGNLQEPQADELISLEDCTALYTVDNIEILLTAGYKIRRCNNVGSRDIERYLEREDAVYTKHNFEGELISCRTSDCFVDTVLNLFSSVRRNRYDHRRRRACIIRELEKAFVKLDAASIALNDCLAQAQPQPPQNSTVPPPPQNTTASGPGGNSTQWPSTNTTPNFTTTAIPPWWGNNTSEGPSGNTTTLPPWWGNNTTNGPWGNNSTEGPWGNNNTTLPPWWGNNSTNGPWGNNSTEGPWGNNTTLPPWWGNNSTNGPWGNNSTEGPWGNNTTLPPWWGNNSTNGPWGNNSTEGPWGNNNSTLPPWWGNNSTNGPWGNNSTEGPWGNNNSTLPPWWGNNSTNGPWGNNSTEGPWGNNNTTLPPWWGNNSTNGPWGNNSTEGPWGNNSTLPPWWGNNTTNGPWGNNSTEGPWGNNNTTLPPWWGNNTTVGPIFNSTTDGPISNTTANPWLGNSTQGPWNSTTADGTTTTKGNWFDHLMSELGNLF
- the LOC108022103 gene encoding LWamide neuropeptides isoform X3 — encoded protein: MEVPCKILTVCLLLVGAQAFEAIQPAKSSKELTWQSHFFDALTGNLQEPQADELISLEDCTALYTVDNIEILLTAGYKIRRCNNVGSRDIERYLEREDAVYTKHNFEGELISCRTSDCFVDTVLNLFSSVRRNRYDHRRRRACIIRELEKAFVKLDAASIALNDCLAQAQPQPPQNSTVPPPPQNTTASGPGGNSTQWPSTNTTPNFTTTAIPPWWGNNTSEGPSGNTTTLPPWWGNNTTNGPWGNNSTEGPWGNNNTTLPPWWGNNSTNGPWGNNSTEGPWGNNTTLPPWWGNNSTNGPWGNNSTEGPWGNNTTLPPWWGNNSTNGPWGNNSTEGPWGNNNSTLPPWWGNNSTNGPWGNNSTEGPWGNNTTLPPWWGNNSTNGPWGNNSTEGPWGNNNSTLPPWWGNNSTNGPWGNNSTEGPWGNNNTTLPPWWGNNSTNGPWGNNSTEGPWGNNSTLPPWWGNNTTNGPWGNNSTEGPWGNNNTTLPPWWGNNTTVGPIFNSTTDGPISNTTANPWLGNSTQGPWNSTTADGTTTTKGNWFDHLMSELGNLF
- the LOC108022103 gene encoding LWamide neuropeptides isoform X4, with amino-acid sequence MEVPCKILTVCLLLVGAQAFEAIQPAKSSKELTWQSHFFDALTGNLQEPQADELISLEDCTALYTVDNIEILLTAGYKIRRCNNVGSRDIERYLEREDAVYTKHNFEGELISCRTSDCFVDTVLNLFSSVRRNRYDHRRRRACIIRELEKAFVKLDAASIALNDCLAQAQPQPPQNSTVPPPPQNTTASGPGGNSTQWPSTNTTPNFTTTAIPPWWGNNTSEGPSGNTTTLPPWWGNNTTNGPWGNNSTEGPWGNNNTTLPPWWGNNSTNGPWGNNSTEGPWGNNTTLPPWWGNNSTNGPWGNNSTEGPWGNNTTLPPWWGNNSTNGPWGNNSTEGPWGNNTTLPPWWGNNSTNGPWGNNSTEGPWGNNTTLPPWWGNNSTNGPWGNNSTEGPWGNNNSTLPPWWGNNSTNGPWGNNSTEGPWGNNNTTLPPWWGNNSTNGPWGNNSTEGPWGNNSTLPPWWGNNTTNGPWGNNSTEGPWGNNNTTLPPWWGNNTTVGPIFNSTTDGPISNTTANPWLGNSTQGPWNSTTADGTTTTKGNWFDHLMSELGNLF
- the LOC108022103 gene encoding mucin-2 isoform X8; translated protein: MEVPCKILTVCLLLVGAQAFEAIQPAKSSKELTWQSHFFDALTGNLQEPQADELISLEDCTALYTVDNIEILLTAGYKIRRCNNVGSRDIERYLEREDAVYTKHNFEGELISCRTSDCFVDTVLNLFSSVRRNRYDHRRRRACIIRELEKAFVKLDAASIALNDCLAQAQPQPPQNSTVPPPPQNTTASGPGGNSTQWPSTNTTPNFTTTAIPPWWGNNTSEGPSGNTTTLPPWWGNNTTNGPWGNNSTEGPWGNNNTTLPPWWGNNSTNGPWGNNSTEGPWGNNTTLPPWWGNNSTNGPWGNNSTEGPWGNNTTLPPWWGNNSTNGPWGNNSTEGPWGNNNSTLPPWWGNNSTNGPWGNNSTEGPWGNNTTLPPWWGNNSTNGPWGNNSTEGPWGNNTTLPPWWGNNSTNGPWGNNSTEGPWGNNNTTLPPWWGNNTTVGPIFNSTTDGPISNTTANPWLGNSTQGPWNSTTADGTTTTKGNWFDHLMSELGNLF
- the LOC108022103 gene encoding mucin-5AC isoform X9 yields the protein MEVPCKILTVCLLLVGAQAFEAIQPAKSSKELTWQSHFFDALTGNLQEPQADELISLEDCTALYTVDNIEILLTAGYKIRRCNNVGSRDIERYLEREDAVYTKHNFEGELISCRTSDCFVDTVLNLFSSVRRNRYDHRRRRACIIRELEKAFVKLDAASIALNDCLAQAQPQPPQNSTVPPPPQNTTASGPGGNSTQWPSTNTTPNFTTTAIPPWWGNNTSEGPSGNTTTLPPWWGNNTTNGPWGNNSTEGPWGNNTTLPPWWGNNSTNGPWGNNSTEGPWGNNTTLPPWWGNNSTNGPWGNNSTEGPWGNNNSTLPPWWGNNSTNGPWGNNSTEGPWGNNNTTLPPWWGNNSTNGPWGNNSTEGPWGNNSTLPPWWGNNTTNGPWGNNSTEGPWGNNNTTLPPWWGNNTTVGPIFNSTTDGPISNTTANPWLGNSTQGPWNSTTADGTTTTKGNWFDHLMSELGNLF
- the LOC108022103 gene encoding uncharacterized protein LOC108022103 isoform X11, which translates into the protein MEVPCKILTVCLLLVGAQAFEAIQPAKSSKELTWQSHFFDALTGNLQEPQADELISLEDCTALYTVDNIEILLTAGYKIRRCNNVGSRDIERYLEREDAVYTKHNFEGELISCRTSDCFVDTVLNLFSSVRRNRYDHRRRRACIIRELEKAFVKLDAASIALNDCLAQAQPQPPQNSTVPPPPQNTTASGPGGNSTQWPSTNTTPNFTTTAIPPWWGNNTSEGPSGNTTTLPPWWGNNTTNGPWGNNSTEGPWGNNNTTLPPWWGNNSTNGPWGNNSTEGPWGNNTTLPPWWGNNSTNGPWGNNSTEGPWGNNTTLPPWWGNNSTNGPWGNNSTEGPWGNNNTTLPPWWGNNTTVGPIFNSTTDGPISNTTANPWLGNSTQGPWNSTTADGTTTTKGNWFDHLMSELGNLF
- the LOC108022103 gene encoding mucin-2 isoform X12, whose product is MEVPCKILTVCLLLVGAQAFEAIQPAKSSKELTWQSHFFDALTGNLQEPQADELISLEDCTALYTVDNIEILLTAGYKIRRCNNVGSRDIERYLEREDAVYTKHNFEGELISCRTSDCFVDTVLNLFSSVRRNRYDHRRRRACIIRELEKAFVKLDAASIALNDCLAQAQPQPPQNSTVPPPPQNTTASGPGGNSTQWPSTNTTPNFTTTAIPPWWGNNTSEGPSGNTTTLPPWWGNNTTNGPWGNNSTEGPWGNNNTTLPPWWGNNSTNGPWGNNSTEGPWGNNTTLPPWWGNNSTNGPWGNNSTEGPWGNNNTTLPPWWGNNTTVGPIFNSTTDGPISNTTANPWLGNSTQGPWNSTTADGTTTTKGNWFDHLMSELGNLF
- the LOC108022103 gene encoding mucin-5AC isoform X10; this encodes MEVPCKILTVCLLLVGAQAFEAIQPAKSSKELTWQSHFFDALTGNLQEPQADELISLEDCTALYTVDNIEILLTAGYKIRRCNNVGSRDIERYLEREDAVYTKHNFEGELISCRTSDCFVDTVLNLFSSVRRNRYDHRRRRACIIRELEKAFVKLDAASIALNDCLAQAQPQPPQNSTVPPPPQNTTASGPGGNSTQWPSTNTTPNFTTTAIPPWWGNNTSEGPSGNTTTLPPWWGNNTTNGPWGNNSTEGPWGNNNTTLPPWWGNNSTNGPWGNNSTEGPWGNNTTLPPWWGNNSTNGPWGNNSTEGPWGNNTTLPPWWGNNSTNGPWGNNSTEGPWGNNNSTLPPWWGNNSTNGPWGNNSTEGPWGNNTTLPPWWGNNSTNGPWGNNSTEGPWGNNNTTLPPWWGNNTTVGPIFNSTTDGPISNTTANPWLGNSTQGPWNSTTADGTTTTKGNWFDHLMSELGNLF
- the LOC108022103 gene encoding probable cyclin-dependent serine/threonine-protein kinase DDB_G0292550 isoform X1 → MEVPCKILTVCLLLVGAQAFEAIQPAKSSKELTWQSHFFDALTGNLQEPQADELISLEDCTALYTVDNIEILLTAGYKIRRCNNVGSRDIERYLEREDAVYTKHNFEGELISCRTSDCFVDTVLNLFSSVRRNRYDHRRRRACIIRELEKAFVKLDAASIALNDCLAQAQPQPPQNSTVPPPPQNTTASGPGGNSTQWPSTNTTPNFTTTAIPPWWGNNTSEGPSGNTTTLPPWWGNNTTNGPWGNNSTEGPWGNNNTTLPPWWGNNSTNGPWGNNSTEGPWGNNTTLPPWWGNNSTNGPWGNNSTEGPWGNNTTLPPWWGNNSTNGPWGNNSTEGPWGNNNSTLPPWWGNNSTNGPWGNNSTEGPWGNNTTLPPWWGNNSTNGPWGNNSTEGPWGNNTTLPPWWGNNSTNGPWGNNSTEGPWGNNNSTLPPWWGNNSTNGPWGNNSTEGPWGNNNTTLPPWWGNNSTNGPWGNNSTEGPWGNNSTLPPWWGNNTTNGPWGNNSTEGPWGNNNTTLPPWWGNNTTVGPIFNSTTDGPISNTTANPWLGNSTQGPWNSTTADGTTTTKGNWFDHLMSELGNLF
- the LOC108022103 gene encoding LWamide neuropeptides isoform X2; the encoded protein is MEVPCKILTVCLLLVGAQAFEAIQPAKSSKELTWQSHFFDALTGNLQEPQADELISLEDCTALYTVDNIEILLTAGYKIRRCNNVGSRDIERYLEREDAVYTKHNFEGELISCRTSDCFVDTVLNLFSSVRRNRYDHRRRRACIIRELEKAFVKLDAASIALNDCLAQAQPQPPQNSTVPPPPQNTTASGPGGNSTQWPSTNTTPNFTTTAIPPWWGNNTSEGPSGNTTTLPPWWGNNTTNGPWGNNSTEGPWGNNNTTLPPWWGNNSTNGPWGNNSTEGPWGNNTTLPPWWGNNSTNGPWGNNSTEGPWGNNTTLPPWWGNNSTNGPWGNNSTEGPWGNNNSTLPPWWGNNSTNGPWGNNSTEGPWGNNTTLPPWWGNNSTNGPWGNNSTEGPWGNNNSTLPPWWGNNSTNGPWGNNSTEGPWGNNNTTLPPWWGNNSTNGPWGNNSTEGPWGNNSTLPPWWGNNTTNGPWGNNSTEGPWGNNNTTLPPWWGNNTTVGPIFNSTTDGPISNTTANPWLGNSTQGPWNSTTADGTTTTKGNWFDHLMSELGNLF